The following coding sequences lie in one Kamptonema formosum PCC 6407 genomic window:
- a CDS encoding TldD/PmbA family protein, which produces MSDSTLEQILKLATVRAEAAEVYYLSSQDTPIEFENNRLKSLQTKALQGVALRLIYKGKLGFASSTDLTRLEDLVDAAIQTAEIGDPAEFELADNFQMTAPETTYTPPSTQELVEVGKGLIEQVHAYNPDILVDVGFHVRSGRVKIATTRNVYAERSSQILSGSISGNLVRGEDFLQAYGYDVARDRPLDTDSILQTLLQKYRWAENQATITSGSYPVLFTPRAAASTIASLFDTILSGQVVVQKASPLVDKVGETLFDKRFTLFEDPTIGPSACPFDDEGTPTSRKVLIDQGTVMGFYWDRRWAARAGVQSTGNGFRGGLSRPGPDLVNLCIAPGNTPTSELIASMEEGLIVDQVLGAGQSNELAGEFSVNLDLGYKVEKGQIVGRVKNTMVAGSIFEAFKNLADLGSEPEWVGGGAYLPSMLFQQLGVASRQN; this is translated from the coding sequence GATATTGAAACTGGCAACTGTGCGAGCAGAGGCCGCTGAAGTTTACTACTTATCCAGCCAAGACACCCCGATCGAATTTGAAAATAATCGCCTCAAATCCCTGCAAACCAAAGCCCTGCAAGGCGTTGCACTGCGGCTAATTTATAAGGGGAAACTGGGTTTTGCTAGTTCCACAGACTTGACGCGCTTAGAAGACTTGGTAGACGCGGCCATCCAAACCGCTGAAATCGGAGATCCCGCAGAGTTTGAACTCGCTGATAACTTCCAGATGACGGCCCCAGAAACCACCTACACGCCGCCGTCAACTCAAGAATTAGTGGAAGTTGGCAAGGGACTAATCGAACAAGTTCACGCCTACAATCCAGATATTCTCGTAGATGTGGGGTTTCACGTCCGCAGCGGTCGAGTTAAAATTGCCACAACGCGAAATGTCTATGCCGAAAGGTCTAGCCAAATACTCAGCGGTAGTATTTCCGGCAATTTAGTCAGGGGAGAAGATTTTCTCCAAGCTTACGGCTATGATGTAGCACGCGATCGCCCCTTAGACACCGATAGTATCCTCCAAACTCTCCTGCAAAAATATCGCTGGGCTGAAAATCAAGCCACCATTACCAGCGGTTCCTATCCAGTCTTGTTTACCCCCAGAGCCGCCGCTAGCACCATAGCCAGCTTATTTGATACCATCCTTTCAGGTCAAGTAGTCGTCCAGAAAGCCTCTCCCTTAGTTGACAAAGTAGGTGAAACCCTATTTGACAAACGCTTTACCCTATTTGAAGACCCCACCATCGGGCCTTCCGCCTGTCCCTTTGACGACGAAGGGACTCCCACCAGCCGCAAAGTCTTAATTGACCAAGGTACAGTCATGGGATTTTATTGGGATCGTCGCTGGGCTGCCCGTGCAGGTGTACAATCTACAGGCAACGGTTTCCGAGGTGGACTGTCTCGCCCTGGCCCCGATTTAGTCAACCTCTGCATTGCCCCTGGAAATACGCCGACAAGCGAATTAATTGCCAGCATGGAAGAAGGGCTAATAGTAGATCAGGTTTTGGGTGCTGGTCAATCTAATGAGTTAGCAGGCGAGTTTTCTGTTAACTTGGATTTAGGCTACAAGGTCGAAAAAGGTCAAATTGTCGGTCGCGTGAAGAATACAATGGTGGCAGGCAGTATTTTTGAAGCCTTTAAAAATTTGGCAGATTTAGGGAGTGAACCGGAATGGGTTGGAGGTGGGGCTTATTTACCGAGTATGCTGTTTCAACAGTTAGGTGTAGCCTCTAGACAAAATTAA
- a CDS encoding DUF3153 domain-containing protein: protein MKEQKNRDETGKRKKPILFLLPFAFCILTMLGGCVNYDVGVNFDSQTHGEIVQHIKLGERLTSFSSETVREWLDSIDRRVRSLQGRTKRLSDSEVAVRISFNNGDELEEKFNQFFNPVEDQNNNDRVANSLETDLPKFGCHIKVDQNNFVLFLRNRLTLELDLRSLSLLSSSGNVLVSPGQLLGLEFSLRTPWGAKSIEAAANGITPSIEAGNQLTWKLKPGEINYLEAIFWLPSPVGIGTVIIALLVLAGSYLKYKLLPAIGIGKRQPASELKV from the coding sequence ATGAAAGAGCAAAAAAATCGTGATGAAACAGGGAAAAGAAAAAAGCCTATTCTCTTTCTTTTGCCTTTTGCATTTTGCATTTTAACAATGCTTGGCGGTTGCGTGAATTACGATGTGGGAGTTAACTTCGACAGTCAAACTCACGGGGAGATAGTGCAGCACATCAAACTGGGAGAAAGACTGACTAGCTTTAGCAGCGAGACAGTCCGGGAATGGTTAGATAGTATAGACCGCCGCGTGCGATCGCTACAAGGGAGAACTAAGCGGCTGTCTGATAGCGAAGTTGCTGTCAGGATTTCTTTTAATAATGGGGATGAATTAGAGGAAAAATTCAACCAATTTTTTAATCCTGTTGAGGATCAAAACAATAACGATCGGGTGGCTAACTCTCTTGAGACAGATTTGCCTAAGTTTGGATGCCACATCAAGGTCGATCAAAATAACTTCGTTTTGTTCCTGAGAAATCGCCTGACTTTGGAATTAGATTTGCGTTCGCTTTCCCTGCTTTCTAGTAGTGGGAATGTGCTAGTTAGCCCCGGTCAACTTTTAGGATTAGAATTTAGTTTGAGAACTCCTTGGGGAGCAAAAAGTATTGAGGCTGCTGCCAATGGTATTACTCCCAGTATAGAAGCAGGAAATCAGTTAACTTGGAAGTTAAAGCCTGGTGAAATCAACTATTTGGAGGCGATTTTCTGGCTGCCAAGTCCTGTAGGAATTGGTACTGTTATTATTGCCTTATTAGTTTTGGCTGGCAGCTATCTAAAATATAAGCTTTTACCAGCAATAGGAATAGGAAAACGGCAACCAGCCTCAGAATTAAAGGTTTAA
- a CDS encoding LapA family protein, with product MRILNFFFIFLICLALVIFSLENTEPTTIQIIQGVEFQAPLCVELIIATGLGAVLALIFSLWSRMQRMLGTREESRQIRQKEQRIQQLEQDIERYKVELEQKLPLLPESKSLSSTAELNDLEKAKAVGN from the coding sequence ATGCGGATTCTCAACTTTTTCTTCATCTTCTTAATTTGCTTAGCTCTGGTTATTTTTAGTCTAGAAAATACGGAGCCTACAACCATTCAAATAATCCAAGGTGTCGAATTTCAAGCCCCGCTGTGTGTAGAGCTAATTATCGCTACGGGATTGGGGGCTGTTCTAGCATTGATTTTCAGTTTGTGGTCGAGGATGCAGCGGATGCTCGGAACTCGCGAGGAGAGTCGCCAAATTCGCCAAAAAGAGCAACGTATTCAGCAATTAGAGCAAGATATTGAACGCTATAAGGTAGAACTAGAACAAAAACTGCCCTTGCTCCCAGAAAGCAAATCTCTAAGTTCTACTGCTGAATTAAACGATCTAGAGAAAGCGAAGGCTGTTGGTAATTGA
- a CDS encoding segregation/condensation protein A, whose translation MSVSTAQNGFATISEGIALLIELAEKGEIDPWDVQVIEVIDRCLSKLAPACEPGTESDFADLSQSGQAFLYASMLVLLKAESLVLSESPPELPEDGELLESEELAGGRQLPQNLERQLRRRAVSQLPRKRPVTLQELIEQLQLMQAAIEETPLPARPRRTSSKVRAQAARAIAELAHQENLVETATELERFLAEHGPVVGGEWLDIEQLLELWQQENLHSCAAPEFAASTDAHSSPQGDRVGIFWALLLLSAQSKVELLQEEFYQDLKIRPI comes from the coding sequence ATGAGCGTTTCCACAGCCCAAAATGGGTTTGCAACGATTTCCGAGGGTATTGCACTTTTAATTGAGTTAGCAGAAAAGGGAGAAATCGACCCTTGGGATGTGCAAGTCATTGAAGTGATCGATCGCTGCTTGAGTAAACTGGCTCCTGCTTGCGAGCCGGGTACTGAGAGTGATTTTGCTGACTTATCTCAATCCGGGCAGGCATTTTTGTATGCCTCGATGTTGGTACTGCTGAAGGCAGAAAGTCTGGTTTTGTCGGAATCTCCCCCGGAATTGCCAGAAGATGGCGAGTTGTTAGAGTCGGAAGAATTAGCGGGGGGGCGGCAGTTACCGCAAAACTTAGAAAGGCAGTTACGTCGGCGTGCGGTATCTCAGTTACCTAGAAAACGCCCCGTTACTCTCCAAGAGCTGATCGAGCAGTTACAGTTGATGCAGGCAGCAATTGAAGAAACGCCCCTTCCTGCCCGTCCTCGCCGTACTAGCTCTAAGGTGCGGGCTCAGGCTGCTCGTGCGATCGCGGAACTGGCGCACCAGGAAAATCTTGTGGAAACTGCTACGGAATTAGAGCGATTTTTGGCAGAACATGGCCCGGTGGTGGGGGGGGAGTGGCTGGATATAGAACAACTGCTAGAGTTATGGCAGCAGGAGAATTTACACTCTTGTGCGGCCCCAGAATTTGCCGCTAGTACCGATGCTCATTCGTCGCCCCAGGGCGATCGCGTGGGGATTTTTTGGGCGCTGTTGCTGCTATCGGCTCAGTCCAAAGTAGAGTTACTTCAAGAGGAATTTTACCAAGACCTCAAGATTCGACCGATTTGA
- a CDS encoding sugar phosphate nucleotidyltransferase, protein MKAMILAAGKGTRVRPITYTIPKPLIPILQKPVMEFLVELLRQHGFDEIMVNVSHLANEIENYFRDGQKFGVQIAYSFEGRIVEGELIGEALGSAGGMKRIQDFSPFFDDTFVVLCGDALIDLDLTQAVKWHREKGAIATVVMKSVPRQEVSSYGVVVTDESGRIKAFQEKPSVEEALSTDINTGIYIFEPEVFNYIPSGIEYDIGSELFPHLVEIGAPFYGISMDFQWVDIGKVPDYWRAIRSVLTGEVKNVSVPGKEVFPGIYAGLNVAVNWDKVDITGPVYIGGMTKIEDGAKIVGPTMIGPNCWVCSGATVENSVIFEYSRLGPGVRLVDKLVFGRYCVDKIGAAIDVQAAALDWLITDARQVLPSQPREERQAIDDILRNSD, encoded by the coding sequence ATGAAAGCCATGATTCTGGCAGCCGGAAAGGGTACCCGCGTGCGACCCATTACTTACACGATTCCAAAACCCTTGATTCCCATCCTGCAAAAGCCAGTGATGGAATTTTTGGTGGAATTGCTGCGACAGCACGGGTTTGACGAAATTATGGTCAACGTTTCCCACTTAGCAAATGAAATTGAAAACTATTTTCGAGACGGTCAAAAATTTGGGGTACAAATTGCCTATTCTTTTGAAGGGCGGATTGTAGAAGGAGAGTTAATTGGGGAAGCTTTGGGCTCAGCAGGGGGAATGAAGCGTATCCAAGACTTTTCACCTTTTTTTGATGATACTTTTGTGGTTCTTTGTGGCGATGCTTTGATTGATTTGGACTTGACACAGGCTGTTAAGTGGCATCGAGAAAAGGGGGCGATCGCAACTGTAGTGATGAAATCTGTCCCCCGTCAAGAGGTTTCTAGCTACGGCGTTGTCGTTACTGACGAATCCGGCAGGATTAAAGCCTTTCAAGAAAAACCCTCCGTAGAAGAAGCTCTGAGTACCGATATCAATACTGGTATTTACATTTTTGAACCGGAAGTTTTCAATTACATCCCTTCCGGTATTGAGTATGACATCGGCTCGGAACTATTCCCTCACTTGGTGGAAATTGGCGCACCTTTTTATGGGATTTCAATGGATTTTCAGTGGGTGGATATTGGTAAAGTCCCCGACTATTGGCGGGCAATTCGCAGCGTACTTACAGGAGAAGTTAAAAATGTTTCGGTTCCCGGAAAAGAAGTTTTTCCTGGGATCTATGCTGGCTTAAATGTAGCGGTGAATTGGGACAAAGTTGATATTACGGGGCCTGTTTATATCGGTGGTATGACTAAAATTGAAGATGGGGCAAAAATTGTTGGCCCAACGATGATTGGCCCTAATTGTTGGGTGTGTAGCGGTGCAACTGTGGAAAATAGCGTGATTTTTGAATACTCCCGTTTGGGGCCGGGGGTGCGTTTGGTAGATAAGTTAGTATTTGGTCGCTATTGTGTGGATAAAATTGGGGCTGCGATCGATGTCCAGGCTGCGGCTCTTGATTGGCTAATTACTGATGCTCGTCAGGTTTTACCTTCTCAGCCTCGAGAGGAAAGGCAAGCGATCGATGATATTCTTCGTAATTCTGATTAA
- a CDS encoding Crp/Fnr family transcriptional regulator: MGIMGVEIREFIENIRLWRGLADEQLDAIVEIAIAGTYTKNQLIFSEGEPGTGFFAVKSGRVKLFKVSAEGKEQILHLFGPGEHFAEVPAFDGECFPASAIALEVTELLFFPRTAFLSLLEEYPSIGINMLALFARHLRRFAQLIEDLSLKEVPGRLAAYLLYLYGDSQFVSGAVVELDMTKAQLAAFLGTIPETLSRVFAKLSQEGLMVIDGSRITLLDVRRLRMLAGGKRG; encoded by the coding sequence ATGGGAATTATGGGAGTTGAAATTAGGGAGTTTATAGAAAATATTCGGCTGTGGCGGGGTTTAGCTGATGAGCAGTTAGATGCTATCGTTGAGATTGCAATCGCAGGTACTTATACTAAAAATCAGTTAATTTTTTCTGAAGGGGAACCAGGGACAGGTTTTTTTGCTGTGAAGTCTGGTAGAGTTAAGCTGTTCAAAGTTTCTGCTGAGGGGAAAGAACAAATTTTGCATTTGTTTGGGCCTGGAGAACATTTTGCTGAGGTGCCGGCTTTTGATGGGGAATGTTTTCCTGCTTCTGCGATAGCTTTGGAGGTGACTGAGTTATTATTTTTCCCTCGGACTGCTTTTTTGAGTTTGCTTGAGGAATATCCAAGTATTGGGATTAATATGTTAGCACTTTTTGCGCGGCATTTGCGACGGTTTGCTCAGCTTATTGAAGACCTTTCTTTGAAGGAAGTTCCGGGGAGGTTGGCGGCTTATTTATTGTACTTATATGGGGATTCACAGTTTGTATCGGGTGCGGTGGTGGAGTTGGATATGACTAAGGCGCAATTGGCGGCTTTTTTGGGTACTATTCCTGAGACTTTATCGCGGGTTTTTGCTAAGTTGAGTCAGGAAGGTTTGATGGTAATTGATGGTTCTAGGATTACTTTGTTGGATGTGCGCCGTTTGAGGATGTTGGCGGGTGGTAAGAGGGGTTAA
- the hcp gene encoding hydroxylamine reductase, whose product MFCEQCEQTASGQGCHQWGACGKSPEVNATQDLLIHCLRGLAPVVIQARKLGIPTREADVFICETLFATMTNVNFSTKSFAEYIHHAIELRENLKTQVKQIVTTPIEWSDLAKFTPNFEENLVQQGQEVSYQFISQAGGDVDIFSLKLTVLYGIKGLAAYAFHALELGQEDNNLYAFCSEALVALDNPKLTLNDWVNLALKVGEVNFRAMELLDSGHTETYGHPVPTVVPLNPKKGKCILVSGHDIQQLAAVLEQTKNTGINIYTHGELLPAHGYPELKQKYPHFYGHYGTAWQNQTKDFAKFPGAIILTTNCLMPPHDNYQQKLFTLGPVNWPGVIHLSAQEIIADFSPAIEKALELPGFTQDEEPREVMTGFARKAVLNLAGDVIELVKQGKIQHFFLVGGCDGAKPDRNYYTEFVEKVPKDCIVLTLACGKFRFFDQKLGFIGEIPRLMDVGQCNDAYSAIQIALGLANALDMGVNELPLSMILSWYEQKAVAVLLTLLYLGIQDIRLGPTLPAFISPNVFKLLSEKYNLKAITTPDEDLAACLA is encoded by the coding sequence ATGTTTTGCGAACAATGCGAACAAACCGCCAGCGGACAAGGATGCCATCAATGGGGGGCTTGCGGTAAAAGTCCAGAAGTCAACGCCACACAAGACTTATTAATTCACTGTTTGCGAGGACTCGCGCCCGTAGTAATTCAAGCTCGTAAACTAGGTATTCCTACTCGTGAAGCTGATGTTTTTATCTGCGAAACTTTATTCGCCACCATGACTAATGTTAATTTTAGCACTAAAAGTTTTGCTGAATATATTCACCACGCCATCGAACTGCGAGAAAACTTAAAAACCCAAGTTAAGCAAATAGTTACCACTCCCATAGAATGGTCTGACCTTGCTAAGTTTACGCCTAACTTTGAGGAGAATTTAGTACAACAAGGTCAAGAAGTATCCTATCAATTCATCAGTCAAGCAGGCGGCGATGTCGATATATTTTCCCTTAAGCTTACCGTACTTTACGGTATCAAAGGCTTAGCCGCCTACGCCTTCCACGCCCTAGAATTAGGTCAAGAAGACAATAATCTTTACGCATTTTGTAGCGAAGCATTAGTCGCCCTCGATAACCCAAAACTTACTTTAAATGACTGGGTAAATCTGGCATTAAAAGTGGGAGAAGTCAACTTTCGGGCGATGGAACTCCTCGATAGCGGCCATACAGAAACATACGGTCATCCCGTGCCCACAGTTGTGCCTCTAAACCCCAAAAAAGGCAAATGTATTCTAGTCTCCGGTCACGATATCCAACAACTCGCCGCCGTCCTCGAACAAACCAAAAATACAGGCATTAACATCTATACTCACGGGGAATTATTACCAGCACACGGCTACCCAGAATTAAAGCAAAAATATCCCCATTTCTACGGTCATTATGGCACTGCTTGGCAAAATCAAACCAAAGATTTCGCTAAATTTCCCGGCGCAATTATCCTCACAACTAATTGCCTCATGCCACCCCATGATAATTACCAACAGAAATTATTTACTCTTGGCCCCGTAAATTGGCCCGGTGTCATTCACTTATCAGCACAAGAAATCATCGCTGACTTTAGCCCAGCAATTGAAAAAGCTTTAGAATTACCCGGATTTACCCAAGATGAAGAACCCCGCGAAGTAATGACAGGTTTTGCCCGGAAGGCGGTGTTAAATTTGGCTGGTGATGTGATTGAATTAGTTAAGCAGGGAAAAATTCAGCACTTTTTTCTAGTAGGAGGATGCGACGGTGCGAAACCAGACCGCAATTACTACACAGAATTTGTGGAAAAAGTACCTAAAGATTGTATTGTCTTAACTCTTGCCTGTGGTAAGTTCCGCTTTTTCGATCAAAAATTGGGATTCATCGGTGAAATTCCTCGCTTAATGGATGTAGGTCAATGTAATGATGCTTATTCCGCCATTCAAATTGCATTAGGTTTAGCTAATGCCTTGGATATGGGAGTGAATGAGTTACCGTTATCAATGATTCTTTCTTGGTACGAACAAAAAGCGGTTGCAGTTTTACTAACCCTGCTTTATTTAGGGATTCAAGATATCCGTTTAGGGCCAACTTTACCAGCCTTTATCTCCCCAAATGTGTTTAAGTTGCTGTCAGAAAAGTATAATTTGAAAGCGATTACAACACCTGATGAAGATTTAGCTGCTTGTCTGGCTTAA
- a CDS encoding pentapeptide repeat-containing protein: MANTEHLALLKQGVNRWIDWRNRNGNIEPDLSESNLREFNLKGIDFVGVNLFRANLSNVKLMGANLKDANLSLANLSFAELIDASLIAANLTGANLQLTDLGGADLNAANLIGADMSGANLRGADLGEANLTGTVMMKVYLIGANLSNANLTQANLYEAELVDAHLYRANLYKANLSGAHLNGAYLFRANLSFADLSGTDFRWTNLSKVDFTGANLMGANLRGANMAGVNLNDVNLQGATMPDGTIHD; the protein is encoded by the coding sequence ATGGCAAATACAGAGCATTTAGCACTGCTAAAACAGGGTGTCAATCGATGGATTGATTGGCGAAATCGCAACGGGAATATAGAACCAGATTTGAGCGAATCCAACCTCAGAGAGTTTAATTTAAAAGGCATTGATTTTGTTGGAGTAAACCTTTTTAGGGCGAATTTAAGCAATGTAAAATTAATGGGTGCTAACCTGAAAGATGCGAACCTGAGTCTAGCGAACCTTTCATTTGCAGAATTAATTGATGCTAGTTTAATTGCAGCTAATTTGACAGGTGCTAACCTCCAATTAACTGACCTCGGAGGAGCAGATTTGAACGCTGCCAATTTAATCGGTGCTGACATGAGCGGTGCTAATTTGAGAGGAGCAGATTTGGGTGAGGCTAATTTAACTGGAACGGTAATGATGAAGGTTTACTTGATAGGAGCTAACCTTAGTAATGCCAATCTTACTCAAGCTAATCTCTATGAAGCTGAACTGGTAGACGCACACCTTTATCGGGCGAATTTATATAAAGCTAATTTGAGTGGCGCTCACTTAAATGGAGCTTATCTTTTCCGAGCTAATCTGAGTTTTGCTGACTTGAGCGGGACGGATTTTAGATGGACAAATTTGAGTAAAGTTGACTTCACAGGCGCTAATTTGATGGGGGCTAATCTCAGAGGTGCTAATATGGCGGGAGTGAATCTAAATGATGTTAACTTGCAAGGCGCAACTATGCCGGATGGCACAATTCACGACTAG
- a CDS encoding diguanylate cyclase, with protein MNDDKNQGIDPLTQITNRKQFEKYLEEQWQHLALEQKPISMIYCDIDCLKTYNDHYGHSIGDDCICQIAKNIRDTASSFVDISVTARCGGDEFWIILPNTDATNAIEIAEKIRSEVNALQIFNESPNLSRFVLSKFVTLSLGVSTTIPDINVLPGELLRAADTAIQEAKNDGRNRVIFKEFTA; from the coding sequence ATGAATGACGACAAAAATCAAGGTATAGATCCTCTAACTCAGATAACGAACAGGAAACAATTCGAGAAATATCTTGAGGAACAGTGGCAACACCTAGCACTAGAACAAAAGCCAATATCTATGATTTATTGTGATATTGACTGCCTCAAAACCTATAACGATCATTATGGACACAGCATCGGCGATGATTGTATATGTCAGATTGCTAAAAACATTCGAGATACTGCTAGCAGTTTCGTTGATATATCAGTAACAGCAAGATGCGGAGGAGACGAATTCTGGATAATTTTACCTAATACTGATGCAACTAATGCAATTGAGATTGCTGAAAAAATACGCTCAGAAGTCAACGCTTTGCAAATTTTTAATGAATCTCCTAACTTGTCTAGGTTTGTATTATCCAAGTTTGTTACACTTAGTTTGGGTGTAAGCACGACTATTCCTGACATTAATGTATTACCAGGAGAACTACTTAGAGCAGCAGATACAGCAATCCAAGAAGCCAAAAACGATGGACGCAATCGCGTTATATTCAAAGAATTTACTGCGTAA
- a CDS encoding SDR family oxidoreductase, which translates to MTKIIVITGVSRGLGLAMTEKFIELGNTVCGCARSPEAVEKLKEKYGLPHHFTCVDVANESQVKSWAEQLLATCPPPDLLINNAAIINPLTPLWRVSNEEFSNLIDVNIKGVANVIRYFIPAMLLVKSGIIVNFSSGWGRSTSPEVAPYCASKWAIEGLTRSLAQELPEGMAAIPLNPGIIHTEMLEICFGEEAASYTSVQNWVEKAVPFLLKLKASDNGASLTVPS; encoded by the coding sequence ATGACAAAAATAATCGTAATTACGGGTGTAAGTCGGGGTCTTGGTCTTGCCATGACAGAAAAGTTTATCGAATTAGGTAACACTGTTTGCGGGTGCGCTCGTTCTCCAGAAGCAGTAGAAAAACTCAAGGAAAAATATGGTTTGCCTCACCATTTCACTTGCGTAGATGTCGCGAATGAATCTCAAGTAAAATCTTGGGCCGAACAATTGCTAGCAACTTGTCCGCCTCCCGATTTGCTAATTAACAATGCAGCAATTATCAATCCCCTAACACCTCTTTGGCGGGTAAGCAATGAGGAATTCTCCAACTTGATTGATGTGAATATTAAAGGTGTAGCTAACGTAATTCGCTACTTTATCCCAGCTATGCTCTTAGTAAAAAGTGGCATTATTGTCAACTTTAGTTCTGGTTGGGGACGCTCTACTTCCCCAGAAGTTGCCCCTTATTGTGCTTCTAAATGGGCAATTGAAGGACTTACTCGCTCATTAGCTCAAGAATTGCCCGAAGGCATGGCAGCAATTCCCCTAAATCCTGGCATTATTCACACTGAAATGCTGGAAATTTGTTTCGGTGAAGAGGCTGCGAGTTATACATCTGTGCAAAATTGGGTAGAAAAAGCTGTGCCTTTTTTACTTAAGTTAAAAGCTTCAGATAACGGTGCATCTTTGACAGTTCCTTCTTAA
- a CDS encoding S-(hydroxymethyl)glutathione dehydrogenase/class III alcohol dehydrogenase, translating to MDVKAAVAFSAGKPLSIETVQLEGPKEGEVLVEIKATGVCHTDAYTLSGNDPEGLFPAILGHEGAGIVAEIGPGVTSVKVGDRVIPLYTPECRNCEYCLSRKTNLCQAIRSTQGRGLMPDGSSRFSIDGEMIHHYMGTSTFANYTVLPEIAVAKIREDAPFDKVCLIGCGVTTGVGAVINTAKVEPGANVIVFGLGGVGLNVIQGARMVGANMIIGVDINPAKRELAEKFGMTHYVNPKEIKGDLVPYLVDLTKGGADYTFECIGNINVMRQALECCHKGWGVSVIVGVAGAGQEISTRPFQLVTGRVWKGTAFGGARGRTDVPKIVDWYMDGKINIDDLITQVMPVERINEAFDLMHKGQSIRTIITF from the coding sequence ATGGATGTTAAAGCAGCAGTCGCTTTCAGTGCAGGCAAACCACTGAGTATAGAAACTGTACAGCTTGAAGGGCCAAAAGAGGGCGAGGTGCTGGTGGAAATCAAGGCTACGGGAGTTTGCCACACTGACGCTTACACGCTTTCTGGTAACGATCCTGAAGGTTTATTTCCGGCTATTTTAGGCCATGAGGGAGCGGGAATTGTTGCAGAAATTGGGCCAGGTGTTACGAGCGTGAAAGTTGGCGATCGCGTCATTCCTCTCTACACTCCAGAATGCCGTAATTGTGAATACTGTCTTAGCAGAAAAACGAATCTTTGTCAAGCAATTCGCTCTACTCAAGGGCGCGGTCTGATGCCCGATGGTAGTAGTAGATTTTCAATTGACGGAGAAATGATTCATCACTACATGGGAACATCTACCTTTGCTAATTATACTGTATTGCCAGAAATTGCGGTAGCAAAAATTAGAGAAGATGCCCCTTTTGATAAAGTTTGTTTAATTGGTTGTGGCGTTACAACTGGTGTCGGTGCTGTTATTAATACCGCGAAAGTAGAACCAGGAGCGAATGTTATAGTTTTCGGTTTAGGCGGCGTGGGTTTGAATGTCATTCAAGGCGCTCGGATGGTGGGTGCGAACATGATTATAGGCGTAGATATCAATCCCGCTAAGCGAGAGCTAGCCGAGAAATTCGGGATGACGCACTATGTAAACCCTAAAGAAATTAAAGGTGATTTAGTCCCTTACTTAGTTGATTTAACTAAAGGCGGAGCCGACTATACTTTTGAATGTATCGGCAATATTAATGTCATGCGCCAAGCTTTAGAATGCTGTCATAAAGGTTGGGGAGTAAGTGTAATTGTTGGGGTGGCGGGAGCTGGTCAAGAAATTAGTACGCGACCGTTTCAGTTAGTAACTGGGCGGGTGTGGAAGGGGACGGCTTTTGGTGGTGCGAGGGGTCGGACTGACGTTCCTAAAATTGTTGATTGGTACATGGATGGTAAAATTAATATTGATGATTTAATTACTCAGGTGATGCCAGTGGAGCGGATTAATGAAGCTTTTGATTTGATGCACAAAGGTCAGTCAATTCGCACTATTATTACGTTTTGA